One genomic window of Comamonas serinivorans includes the following:
- the hisH gene encoding imidazole glycerol phosphate synthase subunit HisH yields the protein MNSSVNKTVAVVDYGMGNLRSVAQAVLHAAQDTGVSVVITDQAQAVRDAHRVVLPGQGAMPDCMAELRRSGLLESVLDAAANKPLFGVCVGMQMLLDHSEEGDTPGLGLIRGQVKRFDLAGRTQPDGSRYKVPQMGWNRVRQSRPHAVWGQVPDHSWFYFVHSYFAQPLDAAQSVGEADYGGWFTAAVARDNVFATQFHPEKSAAQGLALYRNFLHWNP from the coding sequence ATGAATTCCAGTGTGAACAAGACCGTGGCCGTGGTCGACTACGGCATGGGCAACCTGCGCTCGGTGGCGCAGGCGGTTCTGCATGCGGCCCAGGACACGGGGGTGTCCGTGGTCATCACCGACCAGGCCCAGGCCGTGCGCGACGCCCACCGCGTGGTGCTGCCCGGGCAGGGGGCCATGCCCGATTGCATGGCCGAGCTGCGCCGCTCCGGCCTGCTCGAGTCGGTGCTGGACGCCGCCGCCAACAAGCCGCTGTTCGGTGTCTGTGTCGGCATGCAGATGCTGCTCGACCATTCGGAAGAGGGCGACACGCCGGGGTTGGGCCTGATCCGCGGTCAGGTCAAGCGTTTCGACCTGGCCGGCCGCACCCAGCCCGACGGCAGCCGCTACAAGGTGCCGCAGATGGGCTGGAACCGCGTGCGCCAGTCGCGCCCGCATGCCGTGTGGGGCCAGGTGCCCGACCACAGCTGGTTCTACTTCGTGCACAGCTATTTCGCCCAGCCCCTTGACGCCGCGCAAAGCGTGGGCGAGGCGGATTACGGCGGCTGGTTCACGGCTGCGGTTGCGCGTGATAATGTTTTCGCCACCCAGTTCCACCCCGAGAAAAGCGCGGCACAAGGCCTGGCCCTGTACCGCAACTTCCTGCACTGGAATCCGTAG
- the hisB gene encoding imidazoleglycerol-phosphate dehydratase HisB has protein sequence MNAPRTATISRNTAETRITVSLNLDGTGQARLATGIGFFDHMLDQIARHGLIDLDVQCEGDLHIDGHHTVEDVGISIGQALAQAVGDKKGLRRYGHAYVPLDEALSRVVIDLSGRPGLHMDVQFTAGMVGAFDTQLAFEFFQGFVNHAGATVHIDNLKGMNAHHQCETIFKAFARALRVALEIDPRAAGVIPSTKGVL, from the coding sequence ATGAACGCCCCGCGCACCGCAACGATTTCCCGCAACACGGCGGAGACCCGCATCACCGTCAGCCTGAACCTGGACGGCACCGGCCAGGCCAGGCTCGCCACCGGCATCGGCTTTTTCGACCACATGCTCGACCAGATCGCGCGCCATGGCCTGATCGACCTGGACGTGCAGTGCGAGGGCGACCTGCACATCGATGGCCACCACACGGTGGAGGACGTGGGCATCAGCATCGGGCAGGCGCTGGCTCAGGCAGTGGGCGACAAAAAGGGCCTGCGACGCTATGGCCATGCTTACGTGCCTCTGGATGAAGCCCTGTCGCGGGTGGTGATCGACCTCTCGGGTCGGCCCGGCCTGCACATGGATGTGCAGTTCACGGCCGGCATGGTCGGCGCCTTCGACACCCAACTGGCCTTCGAGTTTTTCCAGGGTTTTGTGAACCATGCCGGCGCCACCGTGCACATCGACAACCTCAAGGGCATGAACGCGCACCACCAGTGCGAAACCATCTTCAAGGCCTTTGCCCGCGCGCTGCGCGTGGCGCTCGAGATCGACCCGCGTGCCGCCGGCGTCATCCCCTCCACCAAGGGTGTGCTTTAA
- the hisC gene encoding histidinol-phosphate transaminase, whose amino-acid sequence MPPTEPVLATEAALARIRPDVRATQAYAVQDAASLLKLDAMENPYPLPPLLRDELGRRLGRVALNRYPGADAQALRDRLGQWTGLPAGWGVVLGNGSDELISLLAVACARPDAQVLAPEPGFVMYGVSARLAGLGFQGVPLNADFSLDVPAMRAAIATHRPALVYLAYPNNPTANLWAAEAVRAVIAAQAGQGLVVVDEAYQPFAAHSWLDEARANPAANAHVLVLRTLSKFGLAGARLGYALGPAALIAELDKVRPPYNVSSLNAECAQFALDHADTFARQAQAIRASRDELLQTLATLPDVTVFPSEGNMVLIRVPDAQKTFDGLRAQGILIKNVSTMHPLLAQCLRLTVGTPDDNRRMLAALQTSL is encoded by the coding sequence TTGCCCCCCACTGAACCGGTGCTCGCCACCGAGGCGGCGCTGGCGCGCATCCGCCCCGATGTGCGAGCCACGCAGGCCTATGCGGTGCAGGACGCGGCCAGCCTGCTCAAGCTGGATGCGATGGAGAACCCATACCCCTTGCCGCCCCTCTTGCGGGACGAGCTGGGCCGGCGCCTGGGGCGCGTGGCCCTGAACCGCTATCCCGGGGCCGATGCGCAGGCGCTGCGCGACCGCCTGGGCCAATGGACGGGGCTGCCGGCGGGGTGGGGCGTGGTGCTGGGCAATGGGTCGGACGAGCTGATCTCGCTCCTGGCCGTGGCCTGCGCCCGGCCGGACGCCCAGGTGTTGGCGCCAGAGCCCGGTTTCGTCATGTACGGGGTGAGCGCCCGGCTGGCCGGCCTGGGTTTTCAGGGCGTGCCGCTGAACGCCGATTTCTCGCTCGATGTGCCGGCCATGCGGGCCGCCATCGCGACGCACCGCCCGGCGCTGGTCTACCTCGCCTACCCCAACAACCCCACGGCCAACCTGTGGGCGGCCGAGGCGGTGCGGGCCGTGATCGCCGCGCAGGCCGGGCAGGGCCTGGTGGTGGTGGACGAGGCCTACCAGCCGTTCGCCGCGCACAGCTGGCTCGACGAGGCCCGCGCCAACCCCGCGGCCAACGCCCACGTGCTGGTGCTGCGCACGCTGAGCAAGTTCGGCCTGGCCGGGGCGCGCCTGGGCTATGCCCTGGGACCCGCCGCGCTGATCGCCGAGCTTGACAAGGTGCGCCCGCCTTACAACGTGAGCAGCCTGAACGCCGAGTGCGCGCAGTTCGCGCTGGACCATGCCGACACCTTCGCGCGTCAGGCGCAAGCCATCCGCGCCTCGCGCGACGAGCTGCTGCAGACCCTTGCGACCCTCCCCGACGTGACCGTGTTTCCCAGCGAGGGCAACATGGTGCTGATCCGGGTGCCCGATGCGCAAAAAACCTTCGATGGCTTGCGCGCCCAGGGCATCCTGATCAAGAACGTTTCTACAATGCACCCTCTGCTGGCGCAGTGCCTGCGCCTGACGGTGGGCACACCGGACGACAACCGGCGCATGCTGGCCGCCTTGCAAACGAGTTTATGA
- a CDS encoding PIN domain-containing protein, with amino-acid sequence MTAPVFVDASVLVAAENAHEPALQAACVAWLDALWAARAGRVSQDELVRFYDACTQQASRPLPQGDARAAIRRYQTWTAWALDAATLESAWAVQARLGLPFSACLTVAAAQHSGCAWLLSVSLGALMQGTGDRRGAGTDAVAGSSPTAWVGVSPDAPEGAGATLVDATLAGVHVLNPARVSPAQWLDRLR; translated from the coding sequence GTGACTGCCCCTGTGTTTGTGGACGCCAGTGTGCTGGTGGCGGCCGAGAACGCGCACGAACCGGCCCTGCAGGCCGCCTGCGTGGCGTGGCTGGACGCGCTGTGGGCTGCGCGCGCAGGCCGCGTGAGCCAGGACGAGCTGGTGCGCTTTTACGACGCCTGCACGCAGCAGGCGTCCCGACCCCTGCCGCAGGGCGATGCGCGAGCCGCCATTCGCCGCTACCAGACCTGGACGGCCTGGGCCCTGGACGCCGCCACGCTGGAAAGCGCCTGGGCGGTGCAGGCCCGGCTGGGTCTGCCGTTTTCGGCGTGTTTGACGGTGGCCGCGGCCCAGCACAGCGGGTGTGCCTGGCTGCTGTCGGTGTCGCTGGGTGCGCTGATGCAGGGCACGGGTGACCGCCGCGGGGCTGGCACAGACGCTGTGGCCGGCAGCTCGCCGACCGCATGGGTGGGCGTGTCGCCCGATGCGCCGGAGGGCGCCGGTGCCACCTTGGTCGACGCCACGCTGGCCGGCGTGCACGTGCTGAACCCGGCCCGTGTGTCACCGGCTCAGTGGCTGGACCGCCTGCGATGA
- a CDS encoding L,D-transpeptidase, which yields MPIRFRTCVAWLSAVLASAAVAQVPEDIQRFALAAANARDVFAKPFAVIDKPRARLWVFDERGQLMRDSAVLVGAAAGDVAPDDIGTRPLSQVKPHEKITPAGRFVTEPGRNTKGEDVIWIDYDSAVSMHRVRNVPRENRTQRLATPTVSDNRISFGCVNIPVAFYEQVLMPHFGKQTGVVYVLPESQTREALYPFLRDSL from the coding sequence ATGCCGATCCGTTTCCGCACCTGCGTTGCTTGGCTGTCAGCCGTGCTGGCCAGCGCCGCCGTGGCCCAAGTGCCCGAAGACATCCAGCGCTTCGCCCTCGCGGCGGCGAACGCGCGCGACGTGTTCGCCAAACCCTTCGCCGTCATCGACAAGCCGCGCGCCCGCCTGTGGGTCTTCGACGAACGCGGCCAACTCATGCGGGACAGCGCGGTGCTGGTGGGCGCTGCGGCCGGTGACGTGGCCCCGGACGACATCGGCACCCGCCCCCTGTCCCAGGTGAAGCCGCACGAGAAAATCACGCCCGCGGGCCGCTTCGTGACCGAACCCGGCCGCAACACCAAAGGCGAAGACGTGATCTGGATCGACTACGACTCGGCCGTCTCCATGCACCGCGTGCGCAATGTGCCACGCGAGAACCGCACCCAGCGCCTGGCCACGCCCACGGTGAGCGACAACCGCATCTCCTTCGGCTGCGTGAACATCCCCGTGGCGTTTTACGAACAGGTGCTGATGCCGCACTTCGGCAAACAGACCGGCGTGGTCTACGTGCTGCCCGAGTCGCAGACGCGCGAGGCGCTCTACCCCTTTTTGCGCGACAGCCTCTGA
- a CDS encoding TonB-dependent siderophore receptor, whose amino-acid sequence MSLSRLASSVRPLSVLCSALALAYPLAHAQSVEGQASPGAEAGQTLPSVTVRATSDPATEKSGSLTTSNVSVFKGVKSIRSIPQPVTVVTREYLDERVLPDLHDVLQNTPGVSVDYTDSERVTYFSRGHAIDSLQVDGLSFSFSGSAFAQPDTAVLDRIEVLRGASGMLRGSGNPSATVNMVRKRPTSKTFEGSVGLSLGSWDRKRTELDLSGPLNAAGTLRGRMVAVTDKKDFFQDVKQEDRKVFYGVLQADLTPRTTATVSFQHTDLDASGSWGNIPRNFDGSSLNLPRNLYLGAAWNAWNRTNQQAFGEVEHRFDNDWTLKVSGAYTTYRLDDFRQSYFTRTSTTNPYQMTVTQSVYEGAKNDQYALGAVAEGPFSLFGRRHRLVVGVDALRNKAYDSHGQGNMNPVVVDDIRNWDPHSYPAPTYVSNGSSKPVDTRQQGIFTTARFSVTDPLTLMVGGRLSWYSVNSSVNPANSYKPGRQFTPYVGAIYDLNEQLSVYASYTEIFAPQNSKGVDGGVLQPVTGKDFEAGIKGEFFDGKLNGSLALFRVNNVGKAVEAAVSPSGCWDPTASCYVADGKTRSQGFEVDLSGEILPGWQVMGGYTNTRTKYLRDSNAGNVDQPLRSIDPRHALRLFTSYRFSGALQGLTIGGGVNAYSDGYARSGAVTARQGGYAVYNAMVGYKVNDTYSVQLNINNLFDKVYFKKYAATGISNYYGDPRNVMLTLRVKF is encoded by the coding sequence ATGTCCTTGTCCCGACTTGCTTCGTCCGTTCGTCCCCTGTCCGTGCTGTGTTCTGCCCTGGCGCTGGCCTATCCGCTTGCCCACGCTCAGTCGGTGGAGGGGCAGGCCAGCCCCGGCGCCGAGGCGGGCCAGACCCTGCCGTCCGTCACCGTGCGCGCCACCAGCGACCCTGCCACCGAGAAGTCGGGCTCGCTGACCACGTCCAACGTGTCGGTGTTCAAGGGCGTGAAGTCCATCCGCAGCATCCCCCAGCCCGTGACGGTGGTGACGCGCGAGTACCTCGATGAGCGCGTGCTGCCCGATTTGCACGACGTGCTGCAGAACACGCCGGGCGTGAGCGTGGACTACACCGACAGCGAGCGCGTGACGTATTTTTCGCGTGGCCACGCCATCGACAGCCTGCAGGTCGACGGCTTGAGCTTCAGCTTCTCGGGTTCGGCATTCGCCCAGCCCGACACGGCCGTGCTCGACCGCATCGAGGTGCTGCGCGGCGCTTCGGGCATGCTGCGCGGCTCGGGCAACCCGTCGGCCACCGTGAACATGGTTCGCAAGCGCCCCACGTCCAAGACCTTCGAAGGTTCTGTGGGCCTGTCGCTCGGCTCCTGGGACCGCAAGCGCACCGAACTCGACCTGTCCGGCCCGCTCAATGCCGCGGGCACGCTGCGTGGCCGCATGGTGGCCGTGACCGACAAGAAGGACTTCTTCCAGGATGTGAAGCAGGAAGACCGCAAGGTGTTCTACGGCGTGCTGCAGGCCGACCTGACGCCGCGCACCACCGCCACGGTGAGCTTCCAGCACACCGACCTGGACGCCAGCGGTTCGTGGGGCAACATCCCGCGCAACTTCGACGGCAGTTCGCTGAACCTGCCGCGCAACCTGTACCTGGGCGCCGCTTGGAATGCCTGGAACCGCACCAACCAGCAGGCGTTCGGCGAGGTCGAACACCGCTTCGACAACGACTGGACGCTGAAGGTCTCCGGCGCCTACACCACCTACCGGCTCGACGACTTCCGCCAGTCGTACTTCACCCGCACCAGCACCACCAACCCGTACCAGATGACGGTCACGCAGTCGGTGTACGAGGGCGCCAAGAACGACCAGTACGCCCTGGGTGCCGTGGCCGAAGGGCCGTTCTCGCTGTTTGGCCGCCGCCACCGCCTGGTGGTGGGCGTGGACGCGCTGCGCAATAAGGCCTACGACAGCCATGGCCAGGGCAACATGAACCCGGTCGTGGTCGACGACATCCGCAACTGGGACCCCCACAGCTACCCCGCGCCGACCTACGTGTCGAACGGCTCGTCCAAGCCCGTGGACACGCGCCAGCAGGGCATCTTCACGACGGCGCGTTTTTCGGTGACCGACCCGCTGACGCTGATGGTGGGGGGGCGCCTGAGCTGGTATTCGGTGAACTCCAGCGTGAACCCCGCCAACAGCTACAAGCCCGGTCGCCAGTTCACGCCCTATGTGGGCGCCATCTATGACCTGAACGAGCAGCTCAGCGTCTACGCCAGCTACACTGAGATCTTTGCGCCGCAGAACAGCAAGGGCGTGGACGGTGGCGTCCTGCAGCCCGTGACGGGCAAGGACTTCGAAGCGGGCATCAAGGGGGAGTTCTTCGATGGCAAGCTCAACGGCTCGCTGGCGCTGTTCCGCGTGAACAACGTCGGCAAGGCCGTCGAGGCCGCGGTCTCGCCCAGCGGCTGCTGGGACCCGACAGCCTCCTGCTACGTGGCAGACGGCAAGACGCGCAGCCAGGGCTTCGAGGTCGACCTGTCGGGCGAAATCCTGCCGGGCTGGCAGGTGATGGGCGGCTACACCAACACCCGCACCAAATACCTGCGCGACAGCAACGCGGGCAACGTCGACCAGCCCCTGCGCTCCATCGACCCGCGCCATGCCCTGCGCCTGTTCACCAGCTACCGCTTCAGCGGCGCCCTGCAAGGTTTGACGATCGGCGGCGGCGTGAATGCCTACAGCGACGGCTACGCGCGCTCGGGCGCCGTGACGGCGCGCCAGGGCGGCTACGCCGTCTACAACGCCATGGTCGGCTACAAGGTGAACGACACCTACTCGGTGCAGCTGAACATCAACAACCTGTTCGACAAGGTCTACTTCAAGAAGTACGCCGCCACCGGCATCAGCAACTACTACGGCGATCCGCGCAACGTGATGCTGACGCTGCGCGTGAAGTTCTGA
- a CDS encoding catalase, translating into MSKKLTTAAGAPVPNNQDSMTAGPRGPMLLQDLWHLEKLAHFAREVIPERRMHAKGSGAFGTFTVTGDITAYTRAKVFAEVGKQTPLFARFSTVAGERGAADAERDIRGFAVKLYTEEGNWDLVGNNTPVFFFRDPLKFPDLNKAVKRDPYTNLRSAENNWDFWTGLPEALHQITIVMSDRGIPRGYRHMHGFGSHTYSLINREGVRHYVKFHWVCQQGIENLSDAEAAAVVAGDRESSQRDLLEAIDRGEFPRWTLCVQIMTEAQAQTYRFHPFDLTKVWSKKDFPLIEVGVMELNRNPDNYFADVEQASFAPSNFVPGIGPSPDRMLQSRLFSYADAARYRLGVNHHQIPVNAPQCPYHAYHRDGAMRVDGNYGRTLAHEPNREGEWAEQPEFAEPVEKLYGDADRWNYREDDADYFTQPGDLFRLLTPEKQQLLFENTARAIAGVSDAIVHKHIAHCTQADPAYGQGVAAAIARQKAGQL; encoded by the coding sequence ATGAGCAAGAAACTCACCACCGCCGCTGGCGCCCCGGTGCCGAACAACCAGGATTCGATGACGGCGGGCCCGCGCGGGCCCATGCTGCTGCAGGACCTGTGGCACCTGGAAAAGCTCGCCCACTTCGCCCGCGAGGTGATTCCCGAGCGCCGCATGCACGCCAAGGGCTCGGGCGCCTTCGGCACCTTCACGGTGACGGGCGACATCACGGCCTACACGCGCGCCAAGGTGTTCGCCGAGGTCGGCAAGCAGACGCCGCTGTTTGCGCGCTTTTCGACCGTGGCCGGCGAGCGGGGTGCGGCCGATGCCGAGCGGGACATCCGCGGCTTTGCCGTCAAGCTGTACACCGAAGAGGGCAACTGGGACCTGGTGGGCAACAACACGCCGGTGTTCTTCTTCCGCGATCCGCTCAAGTTCCCCGACCTGAACAAGGCTGTGAAGCGTGACCCCTACACCAACCTGCGCAGCGCCGAGAACAACTGGGACTTCTGGACCGGCCTGCCCGAAGCCCTGCACCAGATCACCATCGTGATGAGCGACCGCGGCATCCCGCGGGGCTACCGGCACATGCACGGCTTTGGCTCCCACACCTACTCGCTGATCAACCGCGAGGGGGTGCGCCACTACGTCAAGTTCCACTGGGTGTGCCAGCAGGGCATCGAGAACCTGAGCGACGCCGAAGCCGCAGCGGTGGTCGCGGGGGATCGCGAAAGCAGCCAGCGCGACCTGCTGGAAGCCATCGACCGGGGGGAGTTCCCGCGGTGGACGCTGTGCGTGCAGATCATGACCGAGGCGCAGGCGCAGACCTACCGCTTCCACCCCTTCGACCTCACCAAGGTCTGGAGCAAGAAGGACTTTCCACTGATTGAAGTGGGCGTCATGGAGTTGAACCGCAACCCGGACAACTACTTTGCCGATGTCGAGCAGGCCTCGTTTGCGCCGAGCAATTTTGTGCCCGGCATCGGCCCGTCGCCGGACCGCATGCTGCAGTCGCGCCTGTTCTCGTACGCCGATGCCGCGCGCTATCGCCTGGGGGTGAACCACCACCAGATCCCGGTGAACGCGCCCCAGTGCCCCTACCACGCCTACCACCGCGACGGTGCCATGCGGGTCGATGGCAACTACGGCCGCACGCTGGCGCACGAGCCCAACCGCGAAGGCGAGTGGGCCGAGCAGCCCGAGTTCGCCGAGCCGGTCGAGAAGCTGTATGGGGACGCGGACCGTTGGAACTACCGCGAGGACGACGCCGATTACTTCACCCAGCCGGGCGACCTGTTCCGGCTGCTGACGCCCGAAAAGCAGCAGCTGCTGTTCGAGAACACGGCGCGTGCGATCGCCGGCGTGTCGGACGCCATCGTGCACAAACACATCGCGCATTGCACCCAGGCCGATCCGGCCTATGGTCAAGGCGTGGCCGCGGCCATCGCCCGCCAGAAAGCCGGCCAGTTGTGA
- a CDS encoding NAD(P)/FAD-dependent oxidoreductase, with product MHFDIVIVGGGAGGLELAARLGRQLGKRQGRERVLLIDKFSFHIWKPTLHEVAAGTLDAHQEGLSYTVLARRNHFSFTLGELTALDTERQSLTLAPLCNDRGEEIVPERTVSYQRLVLALGSGSNAFGTPGIEHAYLLENVRDAQRFHADWLHACAHAAFADSHALSVAIVGAGATGVELSAELLEAHAELQDSMSTNQRFRLDIQLLEGGDRILGGLPPRISEQATLALQRRQVQVLTSTRVLALHPGRLETTAGDIPADLIVWAAGIKAADTNARLGLTVNRLNQFVVDDHLRTSASHVLALGDCAACPWEDGKTVPARAQAAHQQASYLAKVLHAFLQQGEHSAPFVYRDFGSLVSLGDNAGVGNLMGGLSGRNFFVQGLLAKWMYMSLHLNHHRAILGTTKTVVLALARLLQTRVSGRLKLH from the coding sequence ATGCATTTCGACATCGTGATCGTGGGCGGCGGCGCCGGCGGGCTGGAACTGGCCGCCCGGCTGGGCCGACAGCTGGGCAAGCGGCAAGGCCGTGAACGCGTGCTGCTGATCGACAAGTTTTCCTTCCACATCTGGAAGCCCACGCTGCACGAGGTGGCAGCGGGCACGCTGGACGCCCACCAGGAAGGCCTTTCTTACACCGTGCTGGCCCGGCGCAACCACTTCAGCTTCACCCTGGGTGAGCTGACGGCGCTGGACACCGAGCGTCAAAGCCTCACCCTCGCGCCACTGTGCAACGACCGCGGCGAAGAAATCGTGCCCGAGCGCACGGTCAGCTACCAGCGGCTGGTGCTGGCGCTCGGCAGCGGCTCCAACGCCTTCGGCACGCCCGGCATCGAACACGCCTACCTGCTCGAAAACGTGCGCGATGCGCAGCGCTTTCACGCCGACTGGCTCCATGCCTGCGCCCACGCGGCCTTTGCCGACAGCCACGCGCTGTCGGTCGCCATCGTCGGCGCCGGCGCCACCGGCGTCGAACTCTCGGCCGAGCTGCTCGAAGCCCACGCCGAGCTGCAGGACAGCATGAGCACCAACCAGCGCTTCCGGCTCGACATCCAGCTGCTCGAAGGCGGCGACCGCATCCTGGGCGGGCTGCCGCCGCGCATTTCGGAGCAAGCCACACTGGCCCTGCAGCGCCGGCAGGTGCAGGTGCTGACCAGCACCCGCGTGCTGGCCCTGCACCCCGGCCGGCTCGAGACCACGGCCGGCGACATCCCGGCCGACCTCATCGTCTGGGCGGCCGGCATCAAGGCCGCCGACACCAACGCCCGGCTGGGCCTGACGGTGAACCGGCTCAACCAGTTCGTGGTCGACGACCACCTGCGCACCTCGGCCAGCCACGTGCTGGCCCTGGGCGACTGCGCCGCCTGCCCCTGGGAAGACGGCAAAACGGTGCCCGCACGCGCCCAGGCCGCCCACCAGCAAGCCAGCTACCTCGCCAAGGTGCTGCACGCCTTCCTGCAGCAAGGCGAGCACAGCGCCCCGTTCGTCTACCGCGACTTCGGCTCGCTCGTGTCGCTGGGCGACAACGCCGGCGTTGGCAACCTCATGGGTGGCCTCAGCGGCCGCAACTTCTTCGTGCAGGGCCTGCTCGCCAAGTGGATGTACATGTCGCTGCACCTGAACCACCACCGCGCCATCCTGGGCACCACCAAGACCGTGGTGCTGGCGCTCGCGCGGCTGCTGCAAACGCGCGTGTCGGGGCGCCTGAAGCTGCATTGA
- a CDS encoding PAS and helix-turn-helix domain-containing protein — protein MGSPTDFRLAFALAPVGLVISRQRIMVDCNEAACEIFGYSHELMIGQSFMLLYPSHDEYVRQGERMLPVLGARGRWSDQRVMRRATGESFWCHVTGRALDRADPHAAGIWSFEDLGARQPVKAELTSREREVAARLLDGLTSKEIGRALGISHRTVEIHRARLMRKYGAATTAELVQKILRGSG, from the coding sequence CTGGGCTCGCCCACCGACTTTCGCCTGGCGTTTGCGCTGGCGCCCGTGGGCCTGGTGATCTCGCGCCAGCGCATCATGGTCGACTGCAACGAGGCGGCCTGCGAAATCTTTGGGTATTCGCACGAACTGATGATCGGTCAATCGTTCATGCTGTTGTACCCCAGCCACGACGAGTACGTGCGCCAGGGCGAGCGCATGCTGCCCGTGCTGGGTGCGCGCGGCCGCTGGTCCGACCAGCGCGTGATGCGCCGCGCCACGGGCGAGAGCTTCTGGTGCCACGTGACGGGGCGCGCGCTGGATCGGGCCGATCCACATGCGGCCGGCATCTGGAGCTTCGAGGACCTGGGCGCGCGCCAGCCCGTGAAGGCCGAGTTGACCAGCCGCGAGCGCGAGGTGGCGGCGCGCCTGCTCGACGGCCTCACGTCCAAGGAAATCGGCCGCGCGCTGGGCATCAGCCACCGCACGGTCGAAATCCACCGTGCCCGCCTGATGCGCAAGTACGGCGCCGCCACCACGGCCGAGCTGGTGCAGAAGATCTTGCGCGGCTCGGGCTAG
- a CDS encoding CoA transferase subunit A — translation MNKIYPSAAKALEGVAADGQLIAVGGFGLCGIPEALIEALKDSGVKNLTAISNNAGVDGFGLGKLLETRQIKKMIASYVGENKEFERQYLAGELELEFTPQGTLAEKLRAGGAGIPAFFTKTGVGTLVAEGKELREFDGETYVMERSLVPALSLVKAQRADKSGNLQFNLTARNFNPAVAMAGQVCVVEVEEIVETGELAPDEIHLPGIYVHRIVLNATPEKRIEKRTVREA, via the coding sequence GTGAACAAGATTTACCCCAGTGCGGCCAAGGCGCTTGAAGGCGTGGCCGCCGATGGCCAGCTCATCGCCGTGGGCGGCTTTGGCCTGTGCGGCATTCCCGAAGCCTTGATCGAGGCGCTCAAGGATTCGGGGGTGAAAAACCTCACCGCCATCTCGAACAACGCCGGGGTCGACGGCTTTGGCCTGGGCAAGCTGCTGGAGACGCGCCAGATCAAGAAGATGATCGCCAGCTACGTGGGCGAGAACAAGGAATTCGAGCGCCAGTACCTGGCCGGCGAGCTGGAGCTGGAGTTCACGCCCCAGGGCACGCTGGCCGAAAAGCTGCGCGCGGGCGGCGCCGGCATCCCCGCCTTCTTCACCAAGACCGGCGTGGGCACGCTGGTAGCCGAGGGCAAGGAGCTGCGCGAGTTCGACGGCGAAACCTACGTGATGGAGCGCTCGCTGGTGCCGGCGCTGTCGCTGGTCAAGGCCCAACGCGCCGACAAGAGCGGCAACCTGCAGTTCAACCTGACGGCCCGCAACTTCAACCCCGCCGTGGCCATGGCCGGCCAGGTGTGCGTGGTCGAGGTCGAGGAGATCGTCGAGACCGGCGAGCTCGCGCCCGACGAGATCCACCTGCCCGGCATCTACGTGCACCGCATCGTGCTGAACGCCACGCCGGAAAAGCGCATCGAAAAGCGCACCGTGCGCGAAGCCTGA